The genome window ATTGCATTGTCATTCATTATGGATGCTGATGCTTGCAGGTACGTTGTGCATAGACTGCAACACATATACGGTTGACATTATAGTATGTACTATATAATAACAAGTTTATAATAACTCAACTAGTTACAAATAAATTACTCTATGAAAGGTTGGGCAAAATTGCAATTTAAGCAAATGTATAACGTTGCCGCATCATATTCTTTGTCGGTGAGGTAGCGCTTACCAACCTCCCTAGCTAGACGGCTAGCTTGATTGAATATTGAAATTCTCGAGAAATCCTTGTTGGATGTACCCCCTTCAACATTTCTAGGCACTCTGGTACGTCTTGAAGCCACGTGTGGTTCAAAATAATATGAAGCAAACGTTGAGGTCTCTTCAACTATATATGCTTCACAAATAGATCCTTCCACATGAGCTTTATTTTTAACCTCTTCTTTAGAAAGTGAAGGAACCTATTACAAACAAATAATTCAATGTTTCATTAAATGAATCAAATAATATACATAAAAGGATAAATATGAAGTAAATAATACCTTTCAAAAGGATACATCCATCTATATTGCACCAACCCACCCATTCTTGTTTCGAACGGTAAATGTACCAGGAGATGTTCCATCGAGTCGAAGAAAGATGGAGGGAATATACGCTCCAATTTGAAAAGGATCACAGAAATGTTATCCTCCATGATACTCATTGATTCCCTTGATGCTTAGTCAAGCATATATCTTTAAAAAGGTTACTCAGCTCAGTAAGGGCAGCCCAAATGGGCTCGGGCAATGTCCGAAATGCCACTGGAAGTAGGCGTTGCATGAAAACATGACAATCGTGACTTTTCATCCCAAACAACTTTCCTTCCTTTATGTCCACGCACTTGCTTAGGTTGGATGCATAACCGCCTGGCAACTTCAAACTGGAGACCCAAGCACACACAACCCTTTTTTGCTCCATGTTGAGACAATATTGTGCTTTTGGTTTGAAGGATTTTTCGTTTCCATACTCCGCCAACTCTATAGCTCTGTGGTTACAGTAATGAGGAAGATCCAGTTGGGACTTAATATTATCCTCTGTTTTTCCCTTAACATCCATACACATATTGAAAACATTATCAAAAACattcttctcaatatgcatgacatcGAGATCATGCAGGATCAAATTGGTATGCCAATAAGGCAGGTCCCAGAAGATGCTATTCTTGGTCCAATTAAGTTCTTGGCCATACCCCGTCAATTTTAATGGGCATGTCTCAGTGATTTTTGGAAAGTTCCAAACTCGTGCCAACAATTCTTCGCCAGACAAACGTGGAGGAGGTTGTGATATCTCCACTCAATTCTTGAAAAAATGCATCCATGTTTCGCCTAAACGGATGTGTCGGGTTTAAAAATTGTCTTtgacaatcaaaccatgaaTTTTTCTTACCATTTTTCAGGGTAAACGCCTTTGAATGCTCCATACAGCAAGGACATGCCAACTTCTCCTGTGTCATCCATCCAGACAACATACTATAGGCAGGAAAGTCATTGATAGTCATCAATGCAACTCTCATAACAAAATTGTCTCTCGTGGAGACATTGTATGTTATCGCACCCTTTGACCATAACTGATCGAGCTCGTCAATCAAGGGTTGGAGATAAACATTTATCCTGCTCTTCAGATTAAAGGACCCAGAATGATTACTGTCAGGAACATAAACTCCCTTTTCATGCACATCCCAGGAGGTAAATTATAAGGAGTTAATATGACAGGCCAACAAGAATAGTTCTTGCCAGATTGACCGAAAGGGGTAAAACCATCTGCACAGAGACTCAATCTTATATTGCGCTGTTCTGaagcaaaatctccatacgTTCAGTCAACGTGtttccatgcttctccatcaGATGGATGACACATAATTCTGGGCTCGCTTCGATGCTCATAATGCCACCTTATCTCCTTCGCTGTAACTGTCGAACTATAAAGCCTTTGCAGCCTGGGAGTTAGTGGGAGGTACCACATACGACTAACCAGAATTTCCCTGAAATTTTCGCGTCCGATTCTCCAAGCGCTATAACGATTAGCCTCACAAAATCTGCACCGCGTCTCATTCGCGTCGTCTTTATAGTATAATATACAACCATTTGTGCAACAGTCGATTCGTTGATACCCAAGTTCGAGTTTTGACACCGACTTCTTAGTTTATAGAAATCTGCAGGCATCATATTATTTGCGGACATTGTCTCTTTCATGAGATGAACGACTTCGTCGAAACAACCCTGCGGCATATTGTAGTCAGCTTTAATGCTTAAAAGCCTCATAGAAGCTGACAACTCTGAGTGTGAATTGCATACTGCCCACAGTGGTGCTTGGGAAGCAaacaacatgtcaaagaaacTTTGTGCCGCTGAATTTGGAGGTTCTAACAAAAACTATTGGTTCCAACTATCTCTTTGTAAAATCTGATCCCCAATAGACGGTCCAACAACGTTCATTACCATTTGCTTATATTGATTGAAATCAGCTCGATCACTGCCTTGCCAGTAATAATTTGCAGCATCCACTTGAACATTTTCGACTTCAACAGGGGGATTATACGACATTTCTTTACCGTGACTTGTCCAACAGTGATATCCAAGCTGAAAACCTTTTTTGTATAAGTGCATCCTTATTTCATCCAACCCCCGATATCTTGTGCATTTGCACCTAACACATGGACACCTTATTGTTCCTGTAttttgaaattctgaattattTGCACAAGCATAAGCAATGAACTCCTCAACCCCCGCCAAGAATTCTTCAGTCATTCCCACTCGGTTGGGACCAACTCTTTTGTACATCCATGCATGAGATTCAAGTACATCCATCACAACtacaaaatcaaatatcaatGGAAGAAGTGGAAATTGACAGATAATGAGGCATATGAAAAAGATAAAGGAGAGGAGAGAATGATAAATGAGAGATGGATAACATTAAAATGATGCAAAATAATAGACGAATTGTTTCTTTCATAAATTAGCCATGGAAGTGTAATTCCGTCGCTATTTTCAATGATATAACCCCAGCCATAAATTGATATAAAGCCTGACGGACATATCGGTAAATGAGCTTTAGTGATGAAAATGTTATTCCTTTGCTatattagtgacggaaatgcTATTCCGTCACTAACAATCCGTACCTGTGCCAGACTTTATTTGACATAAAGCCTGACAAGTCAGTATGACGATGGGATTTAGAGACGGAATTGAACTTCCATCactaaattagtgacggaataacatttccgtcactaaattcaaaaatataaatctgCCACGAGTTGACATAAAGCCTGACGGATATATTGGTAAATGAGATCTAgtaatgaaaattttattttgtcactaatttagtgacggaatatcGTCACTAACATCCATACCTGAATCATAAATTTAGGGACGGAATATGATTTCCGTCATGAACTTAGTGACAGAATATGATTTCTGTCTCTAACGTTGTGAcgaaatattatttttcatcactaACAAGCCGTACGTGAACCATGTTAGAAAGAGGAAATTAtgatttagtgacggaaataaTATTTCGTCACTAAATCATATCATATCTGACAAAAACTTTGATCATGTATAGATGTTTAGTGACGGAAAAGTGTCCATCACAAATCCCTGAAAAAAATCCGTCGCGAAATCCGTCATAAACATTGGCGGGATTTTTTTAACTTTGTCACGGATTTAGTGACTAAAAATATTAGCCACGGAACATTCCGTCACTAATGTCGTCGCTGACCTAGTCAAATGCAAAGTTGACCTTTGCGACAAAGCTTTGACCAAGAGTCCGTCACTAATTCCGTCGCAGACCTAGTCAGTTACTTAATTGACCTTTGCGACGAAAATTTGAATGAAATCTGTCGCTAATAGTTAATTTAACCATGGAATAATTTCTGTGGctaaattccgtcacaaaatcgCCCCTTTGTTGTAGTGAATCTCTAATGAGCTAACACCTCGAGTGTCAATTGGTGAACAAGGTTTCCCCTCAACCCCAACCTAAATGTTTTTCTATTTGGGCCGGGCTTGGATAAGGACGCAAAACTCAAACATCGGACCCGGCCCAATACGTACGGTTTGACGAAAATCTTCATTCGAGCCCAGCCCGATCCTTTTTGATTAGCTCTCCTGTCGATCTCTCCAGTAAGTTCCTTGCGCTTCTTCCGTAGGGTTTTTGGCTGTGGATTCCTACGTTGTTCCGGTTTTGGTATATTTTCGGTCCCTTTGTTGTTCGTATCAAAATCGTTTAAAGCTTCTTATACCTCCTTCAAAATCCAATTTTGTTCGTCGACAAGGTACTGCAACGTTTCTTATCCTTCTTTTATGCTAGATTTGGAATGAATTTTGACATCTTCTTTAGTGCCTTCTCTTTCGAGAAACCCTAAAATCTTCTCCTTTTTTGTTCTCTTCTTACAGTCGATCAAAATTTTGATACCTCGAATCAAAATAGCGGAATAGAAGATCGATCTATCAGCCTAATTAAGCTATGGTAGGTTAATTCTCCGTGTTCTCCTCTTTGTTGATTCCTTATTTGCTTTTTGAGGAGATAAATGGACAGAGAAGAAATGATTATTGTTTTCATCTAATTTTTAGCTTGATGCTACTGGCATCCACAAATATTTCTCGGGTTACGCTTTTGACATTCAAGAgagttttttccccttttattttttgtttgaagtttGTCGGGGTTGGATTTGTGATGATTTAATTCTTATAATGCTTGTCATGATAAATCTGCAGAaaatttgtctctttctttccttctgTTTTTGCGATAGTGGTATTATATGCTATCACTAAATGGAAGGGAAACTCGATGTCATGGAAAGTTCAATGACCCTAGCCCTAATTGTTTAAACTGAGTGGGTTGACAAAGTTTGTGTTTCCTTAAAGACCATTtgccctttttttatttttcttattattattttttcaacttTTCTAATGATACATTTCATTCAACAGGCAGCTAAGATTCTTGCAAACATAATTTTGGCAGGATCTGCTGTATTAGGGAGGGCTCTTATTCAAGCTTATCGCCAAGCACTTGCAAGTAAGTTTTTTAATTTCATGTTCAGTGTTTCTGATTAGTGAAGATTCATGTTATCAATGAGTTCTTGTATTTCTATAATTGATCATTATCAGTGTCCATACCTTTTGGTCCATGTGTATGACATGCTTGAGTTGCATtgctcttttttcctttttcttttgatattgtGGTACTGAGTCAATCTAAGGACGACATGTCTGCTTATTCCCAAATGATGTAACTACAAAAGATGCATACTTGAAATATTTTGTAGAGTCCCATGAGTTGTTTATGCTAATATATTGTAGTGTGCttttggcttgttcttggtgtcCATTTGAAAAAGATCCATGCTGGAATCAGAATCTTTTGGTCAAGTCATAACTTGGTTttgaatgatatttttggaTTCAAATTTCCTCAGTTAGTTTTAATAATTAGCACTTCAATCATCACCATAAGCATCCAATCTCCATAGTGGGCAGTAGCAGCAGCCGCATCTGGAGATGGAATTATTCGTGCCCTCTGTCATAGCGAACTATGGTTAAAAAACTTGTTTTGCCCcccaaatatattttatatatgtaaCCGAAGCATAGCGAACTACGGCTACGAAACTTGCACCAATAAATACTGAAGCTTTTGTTTTAGTCTAAGTATGAATATGCGATGAAACTTTAATTTGCTGTTTATCTGCAAATTGAATTTAGGACTCAATAGATGCAGTCATGAATATTAATTTTGAATGGGTGTTGAATAATGTAAATCGATTTTTAGTTCAATCAAAGCCactaaattcatattttttgtttgttcagATAAATCTATGTCAATATTATATCGAACCAGGTGTTTTATTCCCACAAATTCCTGGATCAGCCACTGTTGCTATATCCACTGGCACTgtgtcaagactcaagagagagaaatgaagTTAATCGATATGTTTATCTTTAATCATCTAGGCAACTTTGCATTTTAAATTTCCTTGTCATCAAGATTCTAGTTAATAAAAGTGTTCTAACTTCTAACTATGCTAGTGTAACTGTTGTGCTGTATGTGAGGAATGATATTCAGATCAGCTTttcataagaaaaatatttgtatcAGGTTCAATGAATTTTTACATCTTCTTTGGTTGCTTCCCCCCCTGTATTTAAACCCTAGAATTCTAATTGGAGAGaagttggggaaaaaaaaattcgtaTTTTTTTTGCTGTACACTTTGATATGCATCTTTGGCTTTTCATAACTTTACTGCTTGACCATTTCTAAATATAGAAGGTAGAAGTACAAAATTTATCTAACATATAAGAAATGGAAATTACTGTATGAACCCTGTAAGTTTCATTTTGGGATAGGTTGTTTTGATCAGCTTTTTTTTGCTGTGTACAAGATGGCCacgttttaatatttttatatattacaTTACAtggttttaatatttttatatattacaTTACATGGTGTACTACAGATGCATCAAAAACTGGAGTGGCCAATGAGACAATACAAAATGTGGTTCGTAGCGGCAGCAAAGTCATGACAGAGCAAGAAGCTCGACAGATTCTTGGCGTGAGTGAAGGGACTGCTTGGGAAGAGATATTGAAGGTTAGTGAATATTACCCCTCTCATGTAGACCTCTATGCCCTTTATTCAGAAGAAATGCTAAAATAGTCCTACCTATGCAGAAATATAACGTGTTATTTGAGAGGAATGCCAAAAATGGGAGCTTCTATCTTCAGTCGAAGGTTCACAGGGCTAAGGAATGTTTAGAGCCTGTTTATCGAAGCAAGGGTGAGGGTGGTACCCCTAGTTGAGAGGATTCTTTCcttgatattattttttttaaaatggaggATTACTACTTGCTCATAATGACCTTTGTATAAATGTTACTCTTTTGAGCACCAATGTCTTGAAAGCTGGAAATTGTACTCTTTAAGCTTGTCTTGCTTTGCTCCTTCAAATGTCAAATGACTCAGATGTATGTTAGAAACTTGTAATGTTGAGTTTATCAGTTCATTGttagaaataaaaatatgtaagTTGGAGTAAATCCTCCATCGGCTGATCTGTGCGTCTtggaattgatttttttatgaTGGTGTTTTGATTGATGTTAAAATCAAAAGGATTGGACTATTCTTTGTGTTCTCAATTTATATTATTGACTAAAAGATTATGTTTTAGCATATGCTGGGACAGGTTTAATCCTTTGATTctatatttttcatttcatagCGTAAAAGTTCATGTGCTGGTGAAGGTGATAAGTGATACCATAAACATTAGTATATGGTGAAGTTATACAACTATAAGCTAGCGTCAATTTTAAAAACACCACCCAATATtcgataatttttttatttaatcacCCAATATtcgataatttttttatttaattttttatatcgTGAAAATCTCTTCAAAACAACTTATAAGTTATACCCGAGTCAATAACTGGAGTGATAAGGATAGTGTGTATTACCATGGTGATCAGGTTTTGAATCCTCCTaccttctttaaaaaaaatctacttaTAAGGACAACTCCAACAGAGGTTGGAAACGGGTATGCTTGCATATCCATAACCGTTGATTTGCATACCCGTTTCGTACTTTTTGTGAAGCCTACAACATTCGTTTACGAGGTCGAAAATATGTGACCTCAATTTTGATTCCCAAATTTGCGATCTCAAAGAGGAGAGATAAAGGAGACACAAAAGGACGAAGAAAGTCGTTGCTAAACAACTTTGAACAGTGACGAGAAACCTCTCCCAAATCATCCGAATCCACCATAAAACCATAGATGAGATTGTTGCAATCATCCCAACTTCATTGCAACCATTCAACCTTTGTCACAATTATTCCGAACTTTGCCCCAATCATCCTTCTCTTCTCAATTGCCTCTTCCGACGTTGATAGGTACCATTCTTTGTCTCTAAGTCTTCAACTTAGGTTGTCCATATGTCGGCATATGGAGATATAATTGAGATTTTGGGGTGAGTTTGGGTATTATTTGGGGCCAAATTGAAATATGATATTGGGTATTTATCTCTAAATTGGTTTTAATTGGGTGATTTTTGGCATGTAGATTAAGGTTTTTGTTCATGGGGTTTTGGGGCTGCTCTAATATGGGTTTATATTTGTTATGAgttttcaatttctcttctttGAGTGGAGTTGTTTTGCAATTGTGATTAAGTTGAAGCATCTCTAATTTGATGATGTGTTTGGATGAAACTTCTAAATTCAGCAGTTTGAGTATGTCATTCCACAATCTGGAGTGACCGTCAATATGATTGCGTTGAATAATTCTGTCGTCTGGAACGAAACTACGGTGGCCAGT of Tripterygium wilfordii isolate XIE 37 chromosome 13, ASM1340144v1, whole genome shotgun sequence contains these proteins:
- the LOC120011981 gene encoding mitochondrial import inner membrane translocase subunit PAM16 like 2-like, yielding MAAKILANIILAGSAVLGRALIQAYRQALANASKTGVANETIQNVVRSGSKVMTEQEARQILGVSEGTAWEEILKKYNVLFERNAKNGSFYLQSKVHRAKECLEPVYRSKGEGGTPS